One genomic window of Metopolophium dirhodum isolate CAU chromosome 4, ASM1992520v1, whole genome shotgun sequence includes the following:
- the LOC132943279 gene encoding uncharacterized protein LOC132943279 gives MDEMKQLATTLMQYRSFKERQECLSKSLDHLSFDCPDIYAVLYREIKRRELESNDPNRIAKWLSNPAQNPYVKLHESLMMVKNNNIMAKEEFMYNLRGMLNQTIKNGTNIEAAVKICHLIRKSSNLKIFNEKLKQLIGQVNQLSRTQCHMPKETKTENIWRNNFRPPQIDPFQRFIYKSAQQQHTPVWQNMLQSTNTEAACGQPHFSIDCYGYDHLEMIASATPVRNSQTLITLTIVDQGMDGAVAKWLHYLKLHKYQWFFNSLNYLEILFIDEDNIDGFIAKVNKNFITKGAQKKICISTKTLRDRPQKLNDLLLKLDLEVTPNELCELVSYMRDILHYPIPNKNCVVGDQLQQDVVLVMEKLLNQLLEKLGLVHSLVAQSLLGMSINKYLECTLLIIGNQMFVKHQIDKTMMFADTLKYKVHRIPRNFI, from the exons A TGGACGAAATGAAACAACTAGCCACGACATTAATGCAGTATAGATCATTCAAAGAGAGACAAGAATGTCTGAGCAAATCACTCGATCATCTGTCATTTGACTGTCCTGATATATACGCAGTGTTGTATAGAGAGATAAAAAGAAGAGAACTGGAATCTAATGATCCGAATAGAATTGCTAAATGGTTAAGTAATCCAGCACAAAATCCGTATGTCAAGCTTCATGAATCATTGatgatggtaaaaaataataacatcatgGCCAAAGAGGAGTTTATGTACAATTTGAGGGGTATGTTAaaccaaacaattaaaaatggtaCCAACATTGAAGCAGCAGTAAAAATATGCCATTTAATTAGAAAATCAtcaaacttgaaaatatttaacga GAAATTGAAACAACTCATTGGCCAAGTAAACCAGTTGAGCAGAACTCAATGCCATATGCCAAAAGAAACCAAGACAGAAAACATTTGGAGAAACAATTTCAGACCTCCACAAATAGACCCTTTCCagcgatttatttataaatctgcTCAACAACAGCATACCCCTGTTTGGCAAAATATGCTGCAATCAACCAATACAGAAGCTGCCTGTGGTCAACCACACTTTAGCA tcGATTGTTACGGGTATGACCATCTGGAAATGATTGCAAGTGCTACTCCTGTGAGAAACTCACAGACACTTATCACCCTGACGATTGTTGATCAAGGAATGGATGGAGCAGTTGCTAAGTGGcttcattatttaaaactacataAATACCAATGGTTCTTCAATAGCCTCAATTATCTTGAAATTCTATTCATTGACGAGGACAATATTGATGGTTTTATAGCTAAAGTAAACAAAAACTTTATTACAAAAGGTGCACAAAAAAAGATCTGCATATCGACAAAGACATTGAGAGATCGTCCACAAAAGTTGAATGACTTATTATtg AAATTGGATTTGGAAGTTACTCCAAATGAACTGTGTGAACTCGTGTCATACATGCGAGACATTTTACATTATCCCATACCGAACAAGAACTGTGTTGTTGGTGATCAATTACAACAGGACGTAGTCCTTGTCATGGAGAAATTGTTAAATCAACTGCTGGAAAAACTAGGTTTGGTCCATTCTTTAGTTGCCCAAAGCTTACTTGGAATGTCCATCAACAAATACTTGGAATGTACATTGTTAATTATTGGTAATCAAATGTTCGTGAAACATCAAATTGACAAAACAATGATGTTTGctgatactttaaaatataaagtccATAGAATTCCTAGAAACTTTATCTAG